ACAGCAACCGGTCCGCGCGCGACGCCAGCAGGCGATTTTGCTCAACCACCAGCAGCGCCATGCCTTCGCGCCTGAGGGCCAGCAGCGCATCGCGAATCGACTCGACCAGCACCGGCGCAATGCCTTCGCAGGGCTCGTCGAGCAGCAGGATTTTCGGGCCGGTCATCAGGGTGCGGGCAATCGCCAGCATCTGCTGCTGGCCGCCGCTCATCTGCGCGGCGGGCCGGTTCAAGAGCGTTTTCAGGACCGGAAACAAATCGAGCGCCCGGGCTTCATGGGCCTTGGCATCCCGGCCCGCAGCCACATGCAGGTTCTCGCGCACCGTCAGTTCGGTGAACAGCCGGCGGTCTTCAGGCACATAACCCAGGCCGGCCTGCGCGCGCCGATGGGTTTCCCAGCGCTCGATGGCCACGGCGCCCGAGGGCAGCGGGTAGCGAATGGCGCCTTCGGTGCGCACTTCCAGGCCCATGATGGCCTTGAGCAGCGTCGATTTTCCCGCGCCGTTGAGCCCCTGCAGCACCACCAGTTCACCGGCAGCCACCCGCAGCGACACCCCGAACAGGGCTTGCGCGGGGCCGTAAAAGGCGCTGAGCTGGTCCAGCTCAAGCATGCTCGCCTCCTGGGTCCAGGCTTTCACCCAGGTAGAGCCGGCGCACTTCGGCATCGCGGGAAATTTCTTTGAACGAGCCCTCGGCGGCCAGCCGGCCTTCAATCAGCACCAGCACCCGGTCGGCCACGCCGGCCACGGCGTCCATGTTGTGCTCGGTGTAGAGCACGGCCATGCCCTGCCCAGCCAGTTGCTTCACCAGCCGCATCAGGCTGGCGCGCTCGGCCTCGGCCAGGCCGGCGGCGGGTTCGTCAAGCAGCAGCAGCCGGGGGCGGGCAGCCAGCGCCATGGCCAGTTCGAGCCGCTTTTTGGCGCCATAAGGCAGGCTCAGGGCATCGTCATGGGCCAGCGCCAGCAAGCCGGTTTCCTCAAGCAGCGCCTGAGCCGCTTCGCGCGACTGCCCATCGAGCCTTTTGAAGGCCGAAATGGCCTTTTGCGCAATACCAGCTTGCATGGCCAGCTGCACATTTTGTAGCACCGTGAGGGCTTCAAAGACCTGCGCCACCTGGAACGTGCGCGCCACGCCGTGCCGCAGTCGCGCCGCCGGACTGAGCTTTTCCAGCGCCTGGCCGTTCCACGCGATATGCCCGCCGGTCAGCGGATACTGGCCGGCGATGCAGGCAAAGCAGGTCGATTTTCCGGCGCCGTTGGGGCCGATCAGCGCCACGCATTCGCCTGCGGCCACCTCAAAGCTCACGCCATCGACCGCGTGGATGCCGCCGAAATGCTTGACCAGTTGCCGGACCTGCAGCATCAGCGGCTCCCCGCGATGGCACGCTGGCGCCACCCGGCCAAGCGTGAAAGCAGGCCCAGCAGCCCCGACGGCGAAGCCACCATGATCAGCATGATGAACACGCCCAGCAAGCCGCGCCAGTAAGTCACTTCGCGGCCCAGTTCGGCCCCCAGATAGGTCAGCACCAGGCTGCCGACAACCGCGCCCCAGAGCTGATGCACGCCGCCCAGCAGCACCACCAGCAAGGCATCGACCGAAGTGGCCACGGCCGCCAGCGACGGAAACACCGCGCCCTTGTGCGCCGCAAACAGCCCGCCCGCCAGCCCCGCCAGCACCGCGCTTTCGACAAAAACGCGGTATTTCAGCCAGCCGACCGACAAGCCAGACGCCGCAGCGCGCAAGGGTGCATCGCGCACGGCCTGCAGCGCCGCGCCCATCACCGACTGGCTTAAAAACCGCAGCGCGAAAACCGAGATCAAAGCCAGCGCCACCAGCAGCGCATAAAAAACCGGCCGGCCGTCGTCAGTCACCAGCGCGAGGCCAATCAGCCCGTTGTCGCCGCCCGTCAGGCTCACCCATTGCGCCGCGCCGGCCCAGACCACCTGCGCCAGCGCCAGCGACAGCATCGCCAGGTACACGCCGCTGCTCCTGACCACCGCCGCGCCGAACACGCCAGCGACGGCCAGCGCCGCGCCGCAGCCCGTCGCCAGCGCCACCGGCAGCGTTGCACCCCACAGGCTGTGCGACAGCGCCGCGCCGTAAGCGCCGAGGGCAAAAAACGCCGCATGGCCAAAGCTGACCAGCCCGCCCAGCGCCATCATGGACTGCAGGCTGATGCCGAAAATCATCAGGATCAGCGCATCGGCGGCCAGCGCCTGCCAGTAGGCCCCGCCCGACCAGGCCAGTCCAGCCAGCAACACGAAGGCCAACGCAATCACCGACGTCCAGGCGCGCCCCAGCCGAAGACCGCGAAACTTCTGCGCCGCCTCCCGGTGACCGCCCTGCTCTGGCGAACTGCCCTTGAGCCCCTGCGGCCGGAACACCAGCACCACCGCCATGGTCAAAAACACGACGACCAGCGTCGCCTGGGGAAACGCGGCGGTACCGAAGGCATGCACCAGACCGATCAGCAGGGCCGCGACAAACGCGCCGCCAATGCTGCCCAGCCCGCCGGTCACGACGACCACGAAGGTTTCGACGATCACGTTCATGTCCATTTGCAGATGCGCCGGTTCGCGCGGCAGCTGCAGCGCGCCGCCCAGCCCGGCCAGCGCGCAGCCCAGCACCACCGCGCCCAGCATCAGCGGCTTCGGATTGACGCCCAGCGCGGCCAGTATGGAGCGGTCCTGCGTGGCGGCGCGCAGGCGCTGGCCAAACAGCGAACGGCGCAGCAGCAGGTGCAGGCCCAGCCAGACCAGCGGCCCGAGGGCAATCATCGCCAGCTGGTACACGGGGAAAAATTCGTCGCCGATCTGCACCGAGCCCTTGAGCCCCGGAAAACGCGGCGCAAACACCTCGTCCGGCCCGAAGCCCCACTGCATCGCGTCATGCATCGCCAGCGTGAGGCCGAAGGTGGCGACCAGCTGGTACAGCTCGGGCGCGTCCGACATTCGCCGCAACAAGAGATATTCGGCTATTGCGCCCGCCAGTCCTGCGCAGGCAGCTCCTAAAAAAATAGCAATCAGGTAAAGCAGGCCACTTTCGCCCCAGGCCGGAAACCAGTTCGTCACCCAATGCGCGGTGAACAGCGCGCCCAGCATGAAAAAACTGCCATGCGCGAAATTGACGATCCGCGTGACGCCGAAAATCAGCGTCAGCCCCGCCGCCATCAGGAACAGCGTCGTGGCATAAGACAGTCCGCCGAGCAGCTGGACGACGGAAAAGGTCATTGCGCCGCAGGGCCGCCCCAAGGCGCAAAAGCCCCCTCGGGGGGCAGCGCATTACACGCAGTGAAAAGCGTGGGGGGCATTCCTTTTCAATCCAGCCAGGTCGTGAATTCGGCGGCACTGACACGCGGCGTGCGAAAGGTGTTGACCCGCGCCGACTCGTCGGCATAGCCCAGTGAAATGCCGCACACCAGCATCTCGTTGTCGCCCGCGCCGATGTGCGGCATGATGATTTTCGCAAAGCCGTTCCACGCGGCCTGCGGGCAGGTGTGCAGGCCGTGGCCGCGCGCGGCGATCATGAAGTTTTCCATGAACATGCCGTAGTCCAGCAGCGAGCCCCGGCCCATCACCCGGTCCAGCGTGAACATCAGGCCCACCGGCGCATCGAAAAACCGGTAGTTGCGCTGGTGCTGCGCATGCATCTTGTCCTTGTCGCCCTTGGTGATGCCCAGCAGCCCGTACAGGCCCCAGCCGTTTTCGCGCCGGCGGTCAATGTAGGGCGACACCCATTTTTCCGGGTAGTAGTCGTACTCTTCCCTGTATTCGGAAGCCAGCGCCGGGTCGTCGCGCAGGGCGTCATGCGCCTGGCAAACCTTCTCGCTCAAGCTGTCCTTGCTGGCGCCCTGCAGCACATAGGCTTTCCACGGCTGGGTGTTGGTGCCCGACGGGGCGCGGCTGGCGAGTTCGAGCAGATGCAGGATGGTTGCCCGGGGCACCGGCGTTGGCAAAAACTCGCGCATCGACTGGCGGCTTTCTATCGCATGATCCACCGCGTTGACGGGCGGCTGGCAGGCGCTGGCAGGCGCATCGTCAGGGGCAAAATCGCCAGCCACGACGGGATGGGAAGAATGGTTTCGGTTCACTTCAGCAGCTCCAGTACAGACAATAATTCAGGGGGCAAGACGGCGGGCCGGCGCGTGGCGCGGTCCACATACACATGGATGAAATGGCCTTTGGCGGCGCACGGCAGGCTTTCGTCAGCGGCAAACAGCGCGACCTCGTAACGCACGCTGGACGCGCCGATGTGCGCCACGCGAATGCCGGCGACCACGGGTTCGGGAAAGGCCAGCGGCGAAAAATAGTTGCATTGGGTTTCAACCACCAGGCCGATCACGCTGCCGGCATGGATGTCGAGCGCGCGGCGCTCGATCAGCAGGCCGTTGACGGCGGTGTCAAACCAGCTGTAATAAACGACGTTGTTGACATGGCCGTACAGGTCGTTGTCGGACCAGCGGGTGCCGATGGCGCGAAAAGCTTTGTAGGCATGGCGGTATTCGGCCTGGGGGCGTGGAGTCAGGGTCATTGAAGCGCCATTTTGCCAGTGCATCAGCGCGCCGATTGCCATTTCTGCCAATACGCCAGCGCCACCCGGTAGGTGTTCATCTGCACCTGAACGGTCTCGTCGATGTTGACGCCGTAGCCGCCCGCCATCGAAAAAGCCAGCGGAATGCGGCGCTGCCAGGCCCAGTCGAAGACGCGGCGGTCGCGCGCTTCCAGCCCGTCAAAGCTCAGGCTCAACCGCCCCAGCCGGTCGCCTGCAAACGGGTCGGCGCCCGCCAGGTACAGGACCAGGCCGGGCTCGAAGCGCCGCTCCAGCTCGTCCAGGGCATGCTCCAGCGCCTGCAGGTAGGGCGCGTCCAGGCAGCCGTCGGGCAGCTCGACATCCAGGTCGCTGGCTTCCTTGCGGAACGGAAAATTCTTTTCGCCGTGCAGCGACAGCGTGAACACGCTGGTGTCGCTGGCAAAAATGCTGGCCGTGCCATTGCCCTGGTGGACATCGAGGTCAATCACCGCGACCTGCAGCGGCCGCCTGGCCTGGCGATGCTGGCGCGCCCATTCGGCCTGCATCAGCCGGGCAGCCACCGCCGCATCGTTGAAGACGCAAAAACCGCCGCCCTTGTGGGCATAGGCATGGTGCGTGCCACCGGCCAGGTTGGCCGCGATGCCTTCGGGACGCGAACCTGGAGCCAGCCCAAGCGCCCTGCGCGCCGCCGCCACGGTGGCCCCGGCCGAACGGCGCGCGCGCTCGGCCATGCCTTCGCTCCAGGGAAATCCGATCTCGCGCTGGGCCGGCGCGGGCAGCGTGCCGTGGGTGATGGCCTGTATATAGGCAGGTGTGTGCACCAGGGCCAGTTCGCCATCGCTGGCGGCCGGTGCCTGCATCATCCGCACCGCAGGCAGTTCACCGACCAGGCGCTCGCGCAGCAGCTTGTATTTGCGCATGGGAAAGCGGTGCCCGGTGGGCAGCGGCAAAACAAAGTTGTCGGCGTAGAAAGCTTGCACGGGCCATTCATCCTCAAATAACTGATTTAAATCAGAGTAACGCATCTAGATTGCTGCGATGCAACAGAAAACGGTTGCAATGTCACGCGTTTCTTCTATAATTATTTCCATGTTGCAGTGCAGCAATTCAGCGCAAAGCAACTATCAACCTTAACTACATATTGGAGATTACTTATGCTGACCGCTGAACAACTCATGGCCTCCCACAAAGCCAACATCGAAACCCTGTTTGGTTTGACCCAAAAGGCCTTCGAAGGCGTCGAAAAGCTGGTTGAACTGAATGTTCAAGCCACCAAGGCTGCACTGGCCGAAACCGCCAACAACGCGCAAGCCGTGCTGAACGCGAAAGACGCACAAGAACTGTTGGCCCTGCAAGCCAGCATGGTCCAGCCCCTGGCTGAAAAAACCGCTGCCTACAGCCGTCACCTGTATGACATCGCCCAATCCGCCGGTGCTGAATTCAGCAAGACGCTGGAAGGCCAGACCGCTGAAGCCCAGAAGAAGTTTGCCGACCTGGTTGAAAGCGCCACGCAAAATGCACCTGCCGGTTCCGAAACCGCAGTGACCATGATGAAAAGCGCCATGACCGCTGCCAACTCCGCCTTCGAGTCGGTACAAAAAGCCGTCAAGCAAGCCGGCGACATGGCCGAAACCAACTTCAACACGGTATCCGAATCCGCCGTGAACGCGTCCAAAAGCGTTTCCAAGAAGCGTTAATTTTCAATGAGCTTTCGGTGCCCTGCGCACCTTGAGAGTTCATGGAGCCTGCTTCCTGAAACCAGTTCAAACGGGCTGGTTTTCAATCAGTTGTCTCCTCGGTTCCCTGCAGAAACATCAGGTTTCGAGGTTCCGTTAAGCCCAATCGCGAGATTGGGCTTTTTTTTGGTCAAATCAGGCGTTTGCGCACATCCAGCAAGCACAGGCAGCTATCGAAAGAAGAGCAGGCACAAGGCGGCATTCAAGGAACAGCCAGCATGCCGGCGGCCAGTTTCGCCTTCAGCGCCGGAAGCGCCGCCAGCATGGCCGCCCGGCCCGAATCAATGGCCAGCTTGCGGGCCGAAAAATCGGCACTCTTCAAGCCAACCAGCGAAGGCCGCACCACCACATCGGCTTCCTTGAGTTCGTACTGGTTGATGCTTTTTCCCATGATGGCAAAGGTCTGCAGCAAAATCTGCAGCGTGTCTCCAGCCGGGTTGCCCTCGGGCGGGCTCGAAATGTCCACGGCAATCACCACGTCGGCGCCCATCTGCCGGGCAAAGCGCACCGGCACCGGCGACACCAGGCCGCCATCGACATATTCATGCCCGCTGATCTTCACCGGCACGAACACCGCCGGCACCGCGCTGGACGCCCGCACCGCCGTGCCGGTGTCGCCGCTGCGAAACAGCACCGCCTTGCCGCTGTTGAGGTCGGTGGCCACGATGCCCAGCGGAATCGCCATGTTCTCGATCAGCCGCCCGCCCACCAGCTGGTTGACATAGCGGCCCAGCGCATCGCCGCGAAACATGCCCTTGCCGATGATCGGCAGCATCCAGTCGGTGATGGCCACCTCTTCCATGCTGAGCGCGGTCTGCTGCAGCTGGGCGCTGGTCTTGCCGGTGGCATAAATCGCCGCGACCAGGCTGCCGGCCGATGTGCCCACCACGACCTGCGGCCTGAGCCCGGCCTCTTCAAGCACCGCAATCACGCCGACATGGGCAAAACCGCGCGCCGCCCCGCCGCCCAGCGCCAGGCCGATCTTCAGCGGCTTCCTGAGGGCTGGCGCCGTGCCGACATCCGGCGCAACCGGCTTGACGGGCGCCACCGGCGTCGAAGTGCAGCCCGCGACCAACAGGGCAGGAAGCACCAGTTTTGCCAGCCACCCCAGCATGGGCCTGCAGGCCACGGATACGCCAGCAGCCCCAAAGATATTGCGACTAATTCGCATTTGCATTAAACTCATTAACTTTCAAGCCTTCAGGATTTTTCAAGATGATCAAAAGCGCGCCAATTTTTACCGGTCTTGCCCTTGCTGCCGCTGCCTTGTTCGGTGCCGCGGGCAGCGCAAGCGCCCAGGAACAGGTCGTCAACCTGTATTCTGCCCGCCACTACCAGACCGACGAGGCGCTGTACAGCAACTTCACCAAGGCCACCGGCATCAAGGTGAACCGGGTGGATGCTGACGATGCCGGCATCCTGGCGCGTCTCAAGGCCGAAGGCGCGGCGTCTCCGGCCGACGTGATTTTGCTCGTTGACGCCGCCCGCCTCTGGAAAGGCGATGTGGACGGCCTGTTCAAGCCGATCAAGTCGCCCGCGCTTGAAGCGGCCATTCCGGTCAACCTGCGCGCCAAGGCAGGCGCCGAAGGCACGACCTGGTTCGGTTTCTCCACCCGCGCCCGCGTCGTGGTGTACGACAAGATGAAGGTCAAGAAGGCCGACGTTGACACCTACGAAGAACTCGCCGATCCGAAAAACAAGGGCCTGCTGTGCACCCGTTCAGGCGCGCATCCCTACAACCTGTCGCTGTTTTCGGCCGTCACCGAGCATCTGGGCGAGGCCAGGACCGAGCAGTGGCTCAAGGGCCTGGTCGCCAACATGGCGCGCGACCCCAAGGGCGGCGACACCGACCAGATCAAGGCCGTGGCCAGCGGTGAATGCGGCGTGGCGCTGACCAACTCGTACTACCTGGCGCGCATCATGCGCTCGAACGCCCCCGAGGACAAACTGGTGGCCGACCGCATTGGCGTGGTGTTCCCGAACCAGGAAAGCTGGGGCACGCACATCAACATCGCCGGCGCCGCCGTCGCCAAAAACTCCAAGAACACGGCCAATGCGGTCAAGTTCATGGAATACCTGGCCAGCCCTGATGCGCAAAACTATTTTGCCAACGGCAACAACGAATGGCCTGCCGTGCCCAGCGTGCAGCTGAGCAACCCGGCACTCAAGGCGATGACCGGCGGCAGCTTCAAGTCGGAAACCATTCCGGTCAGCGCCATCGGCTACAACCAGACCAAAGTCCAGCAAATGCTGGACCGCGTGGGCTACAAATAAGCAAGACAAGCGCTTGCACTTGCCCCAAGGCCCGGTCATTGGAAGATGGCCGGGCTTTTTCATGCGCCATAATTGATGGCTGGATTGACGTTGACGTAAACGTCAAACCGTTTTGTGTATCCCCTCGCTTTCCCATTTTTTTCAACCTTTCAATTTCAAGGAACATCCCATGGACATCGCAGGCAAAGTATTCATCGTCACCGGTGGCG
This DNA window, taken from Polaromonas hydrogenivorans, encodes the following:
- a CDS encoding acyl-CoA thioesterase encodes the protein MTLTPRPQAEYRHAYKAFRAIGTRWSDNDLYGHVNNVVYYSWFDTAVNGLLIERRALDIHAGSVIGLVVETQCNYFSPLAFPEPVVAGIRVAHIGASSVRYEVALFAADESLPCAAKGHFIHVYVDRATRRPAVLPPELLSVLELLK
- a CDS encoding ABC transporter ATP-binding protein, with amino-acid sequence MLELDQLSAFYGPAQALFGVSLRVAAGELVVLQGLNGAGKSTLLKAIMGLEVRTEGAIRYPLPSGAVAIERWETHRRAQAGLGYVPEDRRLFTELTVRENLHVAAGRDAKAHEARALDLFPVLKTLLNRPAAQMSGGQQQMLAIARTLMTGPKILLLDEPCEGIAPVLVESIRDALLALRREGMALLVVEQNRLLASRADRLLWLVAGKVRDS
- a CDS encoding ABC transporter ATP-binding protein, which encodes MLQVRQLVKHFGGIHAVDGVSFEVAAGECVALIGPNGAGKSTCFACIAGQYPLTGGHIAWNGQALEKLSPAARLRHGVARTFQVAQVFEALTVLQNVQLAMQAGIAQKAISAFKRLDGQSREAAQALLEETGLLALAHDDALSLPYGAKKRLELAMALAARPRLLLLDEPAAGLAEAERASLMRLVKQLAGQGMAVLYTEHNMDAVAGVADRVLVLIEGRLAAEGSFKEISRDAEVRRLYLGESLDPGGEHA
- a CDS encoding ABC transporter permease, with translation MTFSVVQLLGGLSYATTLFLMAAGLTLIFGVTRIVNFAHGSFFMLGALFTAHWVTNWFPAWGESGLLYLIAIFLGAACAGLAGAIAEYLLLRRMSDAPELYQLVATFGLTLAMHDAMQWGFGPDEVFAPRFPGLKGSVQIGDEFFPVYQLAMIALGPLVWLGLHLLLRRSLFGQRLRAATQDRSILAALGVNPKPLMLGAVVLGCALAGLGGALQLPREPAHLQMDMNVIVETFVVVVTGGLGSIGGAFVAALLIGLVHAFGTAAFPQATLVVVFLTMAVVLVFRPQGLKGSSPEQGGHREAAQKFRGLRLGRAWTSVIALAFVLLAGLAWSGGAYWQALAADALILMIFGISLQSMMALGGLVSFGHAAFFALGAYGAALSHSLWGATLPVALATGCGAALAVAGVFGAAVVRSSGVYLAMLSLALAQVVWAGAAQWVSLTGGDNGLIGLALVTDDGRPVFYALLVALALISVFALRFLSQSVMGAALQAVRDAPLRAAASGLSVGWLKYRVFVESAVLAGLAGGLFAAHKGAVFPSLAAVATSVDALLVVLLGGVHQLWGAVVGSLVLTYLGAELGREVTYWRGLLGVFIMLIMVASPSGLLGLLSRLAGWRQRAIAGSR
- a CDS encoding nitroreductase is translated as MNRNHSSHPVVAGDFAPDDAPASACQPPVNAVDHAIESRQSMREFLPTPVPRATILHLLELASRAPSGTNTQPWKAYVLQGASKDSLSEKVCQAHDALRDDPALASEYREEYDYYPEKWVSPYIDRRRENGWGLYGLLGITKGDKDKMHAQHQRNYRFFDAPVGLMFTLDRVMGRGSLLDYGMFMENFMIAARGHGLHTCPQAAWNGFAKIIMPHIGAGDNEMLVCGISLGYADESARVNTFRTPRVSAAEFTTWLD
- a CDS encoding histone deacetylase family protein is translated as MQAFYADNFVLPLPTGHRFPMRKYKLLRERLVGELPAVRMMQAPAASDGELALVHTPAYIQAITHGTLPAPAQREIGFPWSEGMAERARRSAGATVAAARRALGLAPGSRPEGIAANLAGGTHHAYAHKGGGFCVFNDAAVAARLMQAEWARQHRQARRPLQVAVIDLDVHQGNGTASIFASDTSVFTLSLHGEKNFPFRKEASDLDVELPDGCLDAPYLQALEHALDELERRFEPGLVLYLAGADPFAGDRLGRLSLSFDGLEARDRRVFDWAWQRRIPLAFSMAGGYGVNIDETVQVQMNTYRVALAYWQKWQSAR
- the phaP gene encoding phasin family protein (Members of this family are phasins (small proteins associated with inclusions such as PHA granules). Note that several different families of phasins have been named PhaP despite very little sequence similarity to each other.), with the translated sequence MLTAEQLMASHKANIETLFGLTQKAFEGVEKLVELNVQATKAALAETANNAQAVLNAKDAQELLALQASMVQPLAEKTAAYSRHLYDIAQSAGAEFSKTLEGQTAEAQKKFADLVESATQNAPAGSETAVTMMKSAMTAANSAFESVQKAVKQAGDMAETNFNTVSESAVNASKSVSKKR
- a CDS encoding extracellular solute-binding protein, which translates into the protein MIKSAPIFTGLALAAAALFGAAGSASAQEQVVNLYSARHYQTDEALYSNFTKATGIKVNRVDADDAGILARLKAEGAASPADVILLVDAARLWKGDVDGLFKPIKSPALEAAIPVNLRAKAGAEGTTWFGFSTRARVVVYDKMKVKKADVDTYEELADPKNKGLLCTRSGAHPYNLSLFSAVTEHLGEARTEQWLKGLVANMARDPKGGDTDQIKAVASGECGVALTNSYYLARIMRSNAPEDKLVADRIGVVFPNQESWGTHINIAGAAVAKNSKNTANAVKFMEYLASPDAQNYFANGNNEWPAVPSVQLSNPALKAMTGGSFKSETIPVSAIGYNQTKVQQMLDRVGYK
- a CDS encoding patatin-like phospholipase family protein translates to MLGWLAKLVLPALLVAGCTSTPVAPVKPVAPDVGTAPALRKPLKIGLALGGGAARGFAHVGVIAVLEEAGLRPQVVVGTSAGSLVAAIYATGKTSAQLQQTALSMEEVAITDWMLPIIGKGMFRGDALGRYVNQLVGGRLIENMAIPLGIVATDLNSGKAVLFRSGDTGTAVRASSAVPAVFVPVKISGHEYVDGGLVSPVPVRFARQMGADVVIAVDISSPPEGNPAGDTLQILLQTFAIMGKSINQYELKEADVVVRPSLVGLKSADFSARKLAIDSGRAAMLAALPALKAKLAAGMLAVP